The DNA window ATTTATGAATGTTCATAGAATCCcacaatcattaaggttgggatAGACcaccatctagtccaaccatccacctaccaccaatactactcactaaccatgtccctaagtacaACATCCActctttccttaaacacctctggggcagcaactccaccacttccccTGGCATCCTTTTCCAATGCAccatcactctttctgagatgaaattcttcctaatatccaacctgaactgtTGTGGGAAGTTGAACGAACTGAAGGCCCTTCCCCAACAAATGTGCTTTATGGTCACTCCTGGGTCCTGAAGCCAaaaggaagcacagctgaagcaTAACTGTTGGGTTCATGCAACACCCTACCGTGTGGCCAGCCTCCTCCAAGAGCTGCTTTGTCTCCCTGACAGCACGTCTCATTGCAGGGCTTGGCATGGTGAAGAAATCTGTTTCATAATAGCCTATGCGGaggggctgtgtgctggaaTACACCTGTAGAACAAGGAAGAGCTCTGGCTAAATGACTGTCAGAAGCCAACAGCACACACACGATGCAGGGCAGGGCACTTATCTCACCATCATACCAAACCACATTACATCGTAGGCTGGCACACCACTGGCACTTTGCCTAAGAAACAACAGCTCTCCTCACAGCCCTGCATCCCCTGCCAGGTCCCTTACCTCTTCAttgaagggaaggggaggaacAGTGCTGTCCAGACTGAACATGTCCTCGCACAGCAGTGCTCGCATGCACAGTGCCAGGCTCTCCACATCTTTTGCCATTGGCCCCACGGCTGCAGTCACTAGGGGAAACCAGGAGAGAGCATTTATGGCAGAGGGTCTTTCAAGGAACACATCCTCCTCTTGGCATCATTCTGACTTAGTTTAGTGTTAGCAGCAGTTCCTTTTATAAACAGGCCTATAGGTCCCTTCCCATCAACAGCCCCATGGCTTCAGACCCAGAGTTGTTATCCAGCAATCTCTCTCCATTGCACAgcttacagagaaaaaacaaaatcttcatgGATCACAACTCAGGGCATCCTTCCAACCACTAACCCCACCTCCCACAAAGCTGTGGCAGACATCACAGCAAGCTGGAGGGTTAGAGACTGTATTCTGGTTTGTGCAACAAACAACACATGCATATTCTAGCATGCTTCTTTAGAGCTGGGCATGCAGGTGGCTCTCTGAAAGAGTCCCTGAAAAggaagctgcttttctctttgaacaCGCTGGAGAAACTAACCCTAGATAGCTCAGAGTCCTTCCAAACcctgcctttctcccctccctgcaAGGCAACAGCCAGTTCCTACCTGATTTCTGCCCAGAGATACCAGAAATGACTCCTTTTTtgctgcaaagagaaacaaaagacagTCACTGAATTTTCAGAGAAAGGAACACAGAGCCCTTCCTTTGCAGATGCTGAGGTTGGATGAAGGGGAAACCCGAGAAACACCCAGCCTAGGCCAGAACGGTTGATATCTGACCACCAGCAACAATTATACACTCATAGTGTGCAGGTGTAGAATCTTCCACTGTCTCTGTAGTGGGGGAACTAATGCTTCCCTCCCCAAGAAAACGTATGGGCAGGAGAGAGAAGTGAGCCCTTCCTGCTACCTTCCATATTTCCTCTTGCCCACAGAAGCAGGAGCATCCCAGCACAACAAAGCAGGTGGTGGTGGGTGTCACCCTGAGAGATTACAGCTTGTAGTTGGCAATGCTGCCCACAGTGGGGGGTTTGGATgatctttagggtcccttccaacccacgcCATTGTACGACTCTATGATTACTCGTAGTACCTGAGTCTGTTCCCAGTGGGTTTGAGCGCACAGATcccacagaaggcagcagggaaaCGCAGGCTCCCTCCTACGTCAGTGCCAAAGCCCAGGATGGACCCACCTCCTCCTATGAGTGCCCCTTCTCCACCGGAGGAGCCTCCAGGAGTTCTGGTGAAGAGCAGAGGGTTGCACGTCTGACCGAAGATTAAGTTACTGCAGTCATAGCTAGAAAGACAAAGAGCACGTACATGAGGGCAGCATAGACAGCTGCTGATACAGAACCTGGttgctccttccctccccttgcAGGCAGGATGTGACAAGCTGTCCTCAGAAATGCATTACCAGAGGTGACTTGGCAGGGCAGAGGGACATGTGCAGGACAGTACACCTGACCTCACCCCATATCAGTAACATTGTGAGAGGTCTTGGCAGACACAACAGCAGGTTTGGGGGCAGGATAATTTAAGGTTAACTAGCTAATGAGCCTCTACTTCCATAAATGCGTTTGCACTGGCCCTGCCAGGCCTGCTGCTGAGGGGTTAattagattaaaagaaaaaagtgatttcaaaacacccagcacaggaaagaagggcagcctttttttttctccttttctcttgctttcccGTGTCTTCGTTTCATGTGGAACTAGAATGAATTTTCATTCCGAGTGGCTTTAAAATGTAGAGACACCAAGGATCTCGTgcttggtctggtggttggcaaccctgcccacagcagtggggttggaactagatgatctttgaggtcccttctaacccaacccaagccattctgtgatgggGTCATTATTTAACAAGAAGTGAGAAGTGAGAAAAGGACTTGATAGAAAcccagccccagggctgcttGTATACCTGATGAGGGACTGGGGAACATTGGTTTTCACAAATGGAATTGCCCCTTGCCTCTTGAGCACCTGCACCAGCACGCTGTCCTCTGCCACAGGCTTATCGATGTTTTTCACAAACCCCAACATGGAGTCATGGCCCTGGGAGCAGAGTACAACCAGGTTTCCAAATGCAGGATTGCACTTTCCCCCAAGCCCTGTATTTTTATCTAAATCTAAAAGCATGTGTACACACCATCCAGAACGCACACATCGTGCGGTGTATTGCTAACAAAATCCAACCAGCCTTCTCCATTGGCTCGTGTGGGAGATGGGCAGCAAATCCTATCATCCACCACAGCAGGGGCACTCTGCATCAGCTCTGACATGAGACTGAGGTTAAACCTCACCCCGCTACCCAGTCTCAAACCTCGCTCACATCACGTTTGTGGTACCTGGCAGTTGATGGAGTCCTTGATGCTGACAGGCACCCCATAGAGCAAACCCTTCTTCTCCCCAGGCTTtgtgtgctggagctgggtCTCGCTTTCCTGCAAGTACTCCGTGATGCAGTTTGTTTCTCTAGCGATCTGGACGGCCTTGGGAAAGGAGACAAAGCCCACATGTGAGACGCAGCCTGCAGTGTTAGACAACCACTTTCCATTCTAAAAAGCACATTTGCCTCTTCCTgcttccccacctccccagcTGGCATCAGGAAGCCCTTTTTGTTCCTTGCCAAGAAGCTTTCGTGCCAAACCCCAACACCCACCCTTGGGAAGATGTGGGCTACACAggtgctgtgcttgctgctccTCATTGCTCCAAACCATGCCCAGAGCCATGACACCAGGCTCCTTGTCCTCACCTTGCCTAGGTAGGCATAGAAGACGTGCTCTGGAGGGAGAGAACCATCCTGGATTTTCTTGGAGAGCTCCGGCAAAGACAGAGAGAGGATGGAGACCATGTTCACCGAGGGATGCTATGGGAAAGGTTGGGCATGGTTAGAGTTAGCAGATGGGGTCCTCCTCTTCCCCTGGCACCCACTGTGTCCCATCCTAAAAATACATGCTGTTCAGTGGTCAGATGCAATATTTGCTCCTGGTAATGGAATAAAACCCACAGGGTCAGCTGAAACCCACAatttctgcagccctgcctAATCCAGTCTGGCTGGGAAGCTTTGGTCTTCCTTGGCTCTGTTGTGTTCAGTCAGGTCTCAGCTGGGCCCTGGGGGAGATGCTCTGTGACACATGTTTGGCTGAACTACGGGGTGGTACTGGCCACATCCTTAGATATTGCtctagcaaagaaagaaagcagcacgGTGTCAGGGCTGCTGGTATCACCAAGGGAGCACACAAACTGGCTGAATGCAGGGAGTTCACCTGGGGCCAGCAGAAATCTCCCTACCAGGGATAAGCACCAGACTCATCCCTCATGCTGGGCTCTGAACCACAAACTGGGCGGCTGGATGTGACCGCAGGGCACGGCACGGAGCCGGGTTTGTGGCGAGCAGCCCCTACAGCCTGCCAGCCGTCCTTGGGTCGCGCCGTGCCGCTGTACTTTGGCCTCTGCTAGAATATACACGGCCTCTCCCATTTCCTACGTCTCCTTAACGAGCAGTGGGCTGAGCGTAAAACCATGGCGGATGAGGCCAGGAGGCAGAAATAGCGCTTTCAAACGTGGCGCTGGGattttcctcctcttgctgCCGGGAGCTGCTTTTTGCTGACTCCTGCACTCATTCCCCACCGTGTGGGCAGCCCTTCCCTCCCGTCCCACCACGCTCATCAGCGGGGCTCCAGCCACATCACCGCAGGTTGCGGGCACAcagcatttaaaagaataaCTGCAGAGGAGGACACGGGATCGTCATAACCAGGCACCTGCCCAGaaactgcaggcactgctgcacatGAGCCCCAGGGAAGGAAGCCCCGTGCTCTCCCTGGCCTCAGCACACGTGGGGTCAGGGGAACTCATCCACCCGAACCCTGCTTAGGGCGCGGAGAACGCAGCTTCCTGCACCCACCTGCTGCCGAAAGGCGCGCGCAGCCTTGTCCATCTGCTCCAAGCCTCTCTCCTGCCTCTCCCGAGCCTCCTTCACCTTCCTCCACAGCCCTCTCCAGCGCCGCCATCgtaggagcagcagcagcagcccggCCGAGCCGCACAGCACGGCAGGCACCGAAGGCACGGCCGCCCGCatgccgctccccgccccgccggctCCGGGCTGCCCGCGGagatggggaggagggaggaaaaccCGGGGAGGACCGCCTGGCAGGGCGGGCTGGGCTTTGCGAGGTTAACCGCTTCGCTGCTTGGGCGCAGGGTTAGGCAGCGTGGAGTGCTCCGGTTAGAACCCTGCTGTTCTCCTGCTGATAAGGTgggctgcttttgctttgtgctggggAGGATGTGTATCTAACCGCCTCGCTGCGACTTATCAGCTGGCTGGCTGTAACCTTGGCTGAGCACACCGGGGGTGGGGAACCAATACAAGAAAAagagggggcgggggggaaaCAGTGAACGTGCCAGCCATCTGCTTTAGGGCAGACACAGCATGGCGCGGTGCTGTGCCTTGCTCGttgctgcagcagaaagcagtgtCTCACTGAGGCCCTATGCTTGGGTTCGAGGGGAGCTCTAACACTCTACCTTCTCACCGGCCTTCCTTGGGTCTGTCTttaaaacgaaacaaaacagaacaacccCTCACTGTTTGCAAAAGTTCATACCCAAatatttcagtttggaaaacCTGCTGGGAAGG is part of the Excalfactoria chinensis isolate bCotChi1 chromosome 8, bCotChi1.hap2, whole genome shotgun sequence genome and encodes:
- the LOC140255428 gene encoding fatty-acid amide hydrolase 1-like, which translates into the protein MRAAVPSVPAVLCGSAGLLLLLLRWRRWRGLWRKVKEARERQERGLEQMDKAARAFRQQHPSVNMVSILSLSLPELSKKIQDGSLPPEHVFYAYLGKAVQIARETNCITEYLQESETQLQHTKPGEKKGLLYGVPVSIKDSINCQGHDSMLGFVKNIDKPVAEDSVLVQVLKRQGAIPFVKTNVPQSLISYDCSNLIFGQTCNPLLFTRTPGGSSGGEGALIGGGGSILGFGTDVGGSLRFPAAFCGICALKPTGNRLSKKGVISGISGQKSVTAAVGPMAKDVESLALCMRALLCEDMFSLDSTVPPLPFNEEVYSSTQPLRIGYYETDFFTMPSPAMRRAVRETKQLLEEAGHTLVPFELTNVDYSVYNFCMRGMFADGGATFLKNFEGELEKGNVGIFLWLVKTPNWIKTLLSWITKPFVPRLSNVIRSMRANTVEELWSLHNEIEESCHQFIAQWKKLNLDVMLCPMLGPALLIGYPAKLSVAISYTMLYNSLDFPVGVVPVTLVTDEDENELRNYRGYFQDWWDRTLAKAFSSAEGMPVAVQCVALPWQEELCLRFMKEVETLVMKKNMII